The Synechocystis sp. PCC 7509 genome includes a window with the following:
- the ahcY gene encoding adenosylhomocysteinase yields the protein MTATTARIKYEIKDINLAASGRQRIEWAGREMPVLKQIRDRFATEKPFAGIRLIACCHVTTETAHLAIALKAGGADAILIASNPLSTQDDVAASLVADHEIPVYAMKGEDNDTYHRHVQIALDHRPNIIIDDGSDVVATLIQERQHQVADLIGTTEETTTGIVRLKAMFKDGVLTFPAMNVNDADTKHFFDNRYGTGQSTLDGIIRATNVLLAGKNIVVAGYGWCGKGTALRARGLGGNIIVTEIDPIRAIEAVMDGFRVLPMAEAATQGDIFITVTGNKHVIRAEHFEVMKDGAIVCNSGHFDIEIDLKSLGAKATQVKEVRNFTQEYQMPNGKAVVVLGEGRLINLAAAEGHPSAVMDMSFANQALACEYLVKNKGKLEPGLHSIPVEVDANIAKLKLQAMGINIDTLTAEQTEYINSWTAGT from the coding sequence ATGACCGCAACTACTGCTCGTATAAAGTACGAAATCAAAGATATTAATCTAGCCGCTTCTGGTAGACAAAGGATCGAATGGGCGGGGCGAGAAATGCCCGTTCTTAAGCAAATACGCGATCGCTTTGCAACGGAAAAGCCTTTTGCTGGTATTCGTTTGATTGCTTGCTGTCACGTTACTACAGAAACGGCTCATTTGGCGATCGCTCTCAAAGCTGGCGGTGCAGACGCAATTCTAATTGCTAGTAATCCTCTTTCTACTCAAGATGACGTAGCAGCTAGTTTAGTTGCCGATCACGAAATTCCTGTTTACGCCATGAAGGGCGAAGATAACGACACTTATCACCGCCACGTGCAAATTGCTCTAGATCACCGTCCCAATATCATTATTGATGATGGTAGCGATGTCGTTGCAACTCTAATTCAAGAGCGTCAACACCAAGTAGCGGATTTAATCGGTACAACCGAAGAAACTACTACAGGAATTGTACGCCTCAAAGCCATGTTTAAAGACGGTGTATTGACATTTCCAGCAATGAATGTTAATGACGCTGATACTAAGCATTTCTTTGATAATCGTTACGGTACAGGACAATCAACTCTAGACGGAATTATTCGCGCTACCAATGTTTTACTAGCAGGTAAAAATATTGTAGTCGCTGGTTACGGCTGGTGCGGTAAAGGTACAGCACTGCGGGCGCGGGGACTTGGTGGCAATATAATTGTTACTGAGATCGATCCAATCCGGGCAATTGAGGCGGTTATGGATGGTTTTAGAGTGCTACCAATGGCAGAAGCGGCTACTCAAGGCGATATTTTTATCACTGTTACAGGCAACAAGCACGTAATTCGCGCCGAGCATTTTGAAGTCATGAAAGACGGTGCGATCGTTTGTAATTCCGGTCACTTTGATATTGAAATTGACCTCAAATCTTTGGGCGCTAAAGCCACACAAGTTAAGGAAGTACGTAACTTCACTCAAGAGTACCAAATGCCCAATGGTAAAGCTGTTGTCGTCCTAGGTGAAGGTAGATTGATTAATCTAGCCGCCGCCGAAGGACACCCCAGCGCCGTAATGGATATGAGTTTTGCTAACCAAGCTTTGGCTTGCGAATATTTAGTCAAAAACAAAGGCAAATTAGAACCAGGTTTGCACTCTATCCCTGTAGAAGTTGATGCAAATATTGCCAAGTTAAAGTTGCAAGCAATGGGTATCAACATTGATACTCTCACCGCAGAACAAACCGAATATATCAATTCCTGGACTGCGGGAACTTAA
- a CDS encoding DedA family protein gives MSPFAYKLVGNQLMVEWITETMNSLGYWGIGLLMFLENLFPPIPSELIMPLAGFTVAQGKLEFAPVVFAGVFGTVIGALPWYYAGKILGEQRLKSLADRYGKWLTVSSKDITKATGWFDNHGGKAVFLCRLVPGVRTLISLPAGISNMPLIPFLLYSTLGTILWVGLLTYAGYALGNNYQLVEDYLGPVSKIVLAIILAAFAIWVIRRIMRRTT, from the coding sequence ATGTCTCCTTTTGCTTATAAGTTGGTAGGAAATCAGTTAATGGTTGAATGGATTACTGAAACTATGAATTCCCTGGGATACTGGGGAATTGGACTATTGATGTTTTTAGAAAATCTATTTCCCCCCATTCCTTCAGAGTTAATTATGCCTCTGGCGGGTTTTACTGTAGCTCAAGGAAAATTAGAATTTGCCCCGGTAGTATTTGCAGGGGTTTTTGGTACAGTAATCGGGGCGTTACCTTGGTACTACGCAGGTAAAATACTTGGAGAACAACGCTTAAAAAGTCTAGCCGATCGCTATGGCAAATGGTTGACAGTTTCAAGTAAAGATATTACAAAGGCTACGGGATGGTTTGATAATCATGGCGGTAAAGCAGTATTTTTGTGTCGTCTCGTCCCTGGAGTCCGCACCCTAATTTCCTTACCCGCAGGTATTAGTAATATGCCTCTAATACCATTTTTACTTTATTCAACCCTTGGTACTATCTTATGGGTAGGTTTGCTAACTTACGCAGGTTATGCTTTGGGCAATAACTACCAACTGGTAGAAGACTATCTTGGTCCCGTCTCCAAAATCGTTTTAGCTATTATCCTTGCAGCCTTTGCTATTTGGGTAATTAGAAGAATTATGCGTCGTACTACTTAA
- a CDS encoding mechanosensitive ion channel family protein — protein sequence MRSKFWAIALSIILIVTVVFPAIAQFPLPNLLLPTSSGQVRSQQEVVTTWVSLDGRRLFQIAETRSNLAKRVDDIQQRLHSISQNYFQSNSTELQVQIRKENNLPVIYVNGEYLFTITGADAKLQAEEPFSLADKLRLSLEQDLRRAKLERQPEFLTRSGAIASGIFLSIVLISWGIRCWQWQITQRPKATPTSDPVTTQLSKQQHNNIQEVRRRLFQLAHSLIWGSGALLILSLFPYTRVIPSWILTVLRIPFTLGIVALATYVTVRLSYVLIDRFTSALAINTLLTPEDSLRLHLRVSTISGVTKSLATLSGVAIGTLIALTTVGVNIAPLLAGAGLLGVVISLASQNIIKDAINGFFIILEDQYALGDVINVGNVGGLVENLNLRITQLRDSEGRLITIPNSEIKIVANLSSRWSRADLSIPVAYHADIDHALELINNVGIQMDEDPKWIEQIIETPQVLGVENFGDRGVMIRVWIKTQPLKQWEVAREYRRRVKIAFDQAGIAIPLPQQAVWLNEIVPPSKADYDGKSPRSQDS from the coding sequence ATGCGATCTAAATTTTGGGCGATCGCGCTGTCAATTATCCTAATAGTTACAGTGGTTTTTCCAGCTATTGCCCAGTTTCCTTTACCTAACTTACTTTTGCCAACTTCTTCCGGGCAGGTAAGATCGCAACAAGAAGTAGTTACTACTTGGGTTTCCTTAGATGGTCGCCGTCTATTTCAAATCGCTGAAACTAGAAGCAATTTAGCCAAGCGGGTTGATGACATTCAGCAACGCTTGCACAGTATTAGCCAAAATTACTTTCAAAGCAACTCTACCGAACTCCAAGTACAAATTAGGAAAGAAAATAATTTACCTGTAATCTACGTTAATGGTGAATATTTATTTACCATTACTGGCGCAGATGCCAAACTACAAGCAGAAGAACCCTTTAGTCTAGCTGACAAACTGAGATTATCTTTAGAGCAAGACTTAAGACGAGCAAAACTTGAGCGACAACCAGAATTTTTGACTCGTTCGGGGGCGATCGCATCCGGAATATTTCTCAGTATAGTTTTAATTAGCTGGGGAATCCGGTGCTGGCAATGGCAAATAACTCAGCGCCCAAAGGCTACGCCCACAAGCGATCCTGTTACAACTCAACTTAGCAAACAGCAGCATAATAACATTCAAGAAGTGAGGCGGAGATTATTTCAGTTAGCACACAGTTTGATTTGGGGTAGTGGAGCGCTACTAATTTTAAGTTTGTTTCCCTATACGCGGGTGATTCCATCTTGGATTTTGACGGTGCTAAGGATTCCTTTTACTCTTGGCATTGTGGCTTTAGCAACTTATGTAACGGTGCGTTTGAGTTATGTATTAATCGATCGCTTCACTTCCGCACTAGCGATTAATACTTTACTTACCCCAGAAGATTCTTTGCGCCTACATTTAAGGGTTTCGACTATTTCTGGTGTTACCAAAAGCCTCGCTACTTTAAGCGGGGTAGCAATCGGTACTCTGATCGCTCTAACTACGGTGGGAGTAAATATCGCGCCTTTACTTGCTGGGGCTGGTTTATTGGGGGTTGTCATTTCTTTGGCTTCTCAAAATATTATTAAAGATGCGATCAATGGTTTTTTTATTATTTTGGAAGACCAGTATGCGCTAGGTGATGTAATCAATGTGGGAAATGTTGGCGGTTTGGTGGAAAATCTCAATCTCCGCATCACTCAACTAAGAGACTCTGAAGGACGCTTGATTACGATCCCCAATAGTGAAATCAAAATTGTTGCTAATCTCTCCAGTCGCTGGTCAAGAGCCGATCTTAGTATTCCTGTTGCTTATCACGCAGACATCGATCATGCTTTAGAACTGATTAATAATGTGGGTATACAAATGGATGAAGATCCTAAATGGATCGAGCAAATTATCGAAACGCCACAAGTGCTAGGAGTTGAAAATTTTGGCGATCGCGGTGTGATGATTCGTGTTTGGATCAAAACCCAACCCCTCAAACAGTGGGAGGTAGCAAGAGAGTATCGTCGTCGAGTCAAAATTGCTTTCGATCAAGCTGGTATTGCTATCCCCTTACCTCAACAGGCTGTTTGGCTAAATGAAATTGTCCCACCCTCTAAAGCCGACTATGACGGTAAAAGTCCGCGATCGCAGGATTCTTAA